One Paenibacillus sp. FSL H7-0737 DNA segment encodes these proteins:
- a CDS encoding GntR family transcriptional regulator: MKPKYQVILDDIKSKILSGDYNVGEQIPTESALQSMYEVSRQTVRKAILELSNEGFLRSEKGSGTYVSNQYRSKTGGSSHKKTIGVITTYISDYIFPSIIRGIESRLNEDNYSLLLASTNNDVAQEKKALEMMLSYGVDGLIIEPTKSNLYNPNIAYYLSFKEQDIPIIMINAFYEEIELPYLCLDDVQSSYLATKELITKGHTQIGLIAKMDDLQGKYRMKGYIKALGESKLRFYPEQIFSFNTETKQTLSTDLKDFLNKNRDTLTAIVCYNDEVGLEVVHACRQLDITIPEELSIIGQDNSYIAKNANIKLTTLTHPQEAMGRDAADWVIKKLQGKKDLPNNTYYQPVLIEGETVVER; encoded by the coding sequence ATGAAACCAAAGTATCAAGTGATATTAGATGACATAAAAAGCAAAATCCTTTCGGGAGATTACAATGTTGGTGAGCAAATCCCTACTGAATCTGCCTTGCAGTCCATGTACGAAGTTAGCCGGCAGACTGTTCGAAAAGCAATTTTAGAACTTTCCAACGAAGGCTTCCTGCGAAGCGAAAAAGGTTCTGGTACTTATGTCAGCAACCAATATCGTTCGAAGACCGGCGGGAGTTCCCATAAGAAGACGATCGGTGTAATCACGACCTATATTTCCGACTATATCTTTCCTTCCATTATCCGTGGGATCGAGAGCCGGCTAAATGAGGATAATTACTCTCTACTATTAGCTAGTACAAATAACGATGTTGCTCAAGAAAAAAAGGCACTGGAAATGATGTTGTCCTACGGTGTAGATGGTTTAATTATTGAACCGACGAAAAGCAATCTATATAACCCTAATATTGCTTACTACCTGTCGTTTAAGGAACAGGATATTCCGATTATCATGATTAATGCCTTTTATGAAGAAATAGAACTGCCGTACCTTTGTCTTGATGACGTGCAGTCCAGTTATTTGGCAACAAAAGAGTTGATAACCAAAGGGCACACCCAAATAGGGCTCATTGCAAAAATGGATGATTTACAAGGGAAGTATCGGATGAAAGGGTATATTAAAGCACTCGGAGAATCCAAATTACGATTTTATCCTGAGCAGATTTTTTCATTCAACACGGAGACAAAACAGACGTTATCTACAGACTTGAAGGATTTTCTGAATAAAAATAGAGATACGCTCACTGCTATTGTTTGTTATAACGACGAGGTTGGGTTGGAAGTGGTTCATGCCTGCAGACAGCTGGACATCACTATTCCGGAGGAATTATCGATTATCGGACAAGACAATTCCTATATCGCCAAAAACGCGAACATCAAACTAACCACCTTGACACACCCACAAGAAGCCATGGGACGCGATGCAGCGGATTGGGTCATTAAGAAACTACAAGGAAAAAAAGACCTTCCGAACAACACTTATTATCAGCCTGTGTTAATTGAAGGTGAGACCGTTGTTGAGAGATAG
- a CDS encoding xylulokinase, translating into MISNRLSIEQAINKGETSLGIEFGSTRIKVVLIDHSFQTIASGSYEWENQLKDGFWTYNLEDIIKGLQDAYREMKEEVAQKYGITLQTVGSIGFSAMMHGYMAFDEHNELLVPFRTWRNATTGAAAKALTELFGFNIPERWSIAHLYQAILNEEEHVPQIRFVTTLAGYIHWLLTGNKALGVGDASGMFPIDETTRNFNASMIQQFDELVASKAYPWKTSDLLPKVYVAGEQAGVLSEAGAKILDPSLHLQSGIPLSPPEGDAGTGMVATNSVRKRTGNVSVGTSVFAMIVLEKELSKVYPEIDMVTTPNGSPVGMVHANNCSSDLNAWLGLFREFYEAMGHKVDANKLYSVLLNKALEADPDAGGLLSYGYLSGENITGLEQGRPLFVRSPESKFNLSNFMRTHLFSAFGALKIGMDILTKGENVAIDSILGHGGLFKTPVVGQKMMAASMNVPVSVMSTAGEGGAWGMAILAAYMMNKNQEESLEDFLDQKVFKDVKGEEIHPEATDIKGFETFIERYKKGLAIEQSAVDNLV; encoded by the coding sequence GTGATATCGAATCGATTAAGCATCGAACAAGCGATTAATAAGGGAGAAACTTCGCTTGGTATTGAATTTGGGTCTACGCGCATTAAAGTTGTACTTATCGATCATAGCTTTCAAACGATCGCTTCTGGAAGTTACGAATGGGAAAATCAGTTGAAGGACGGTTTTTGGACGTACAACTTGGAAGATATTATCAAAGGTCTGCAAGACGCCTATCGCGAGATGAAGGAAGAAGTTGCTCAAAAATACGGAATCACCCTTCAAACGGTTGGTTCAATCGGTTTTTCTGCAATGATGCATGGATACATGGCTTTCGACGAGCACAATGAACTGCTTGTTCCATTCCGGACTTGGCGTAATGCAACTACAGGTGCGGCTGCCAAAGCATTGACCGAGCTGTTTGGGTTTAATATCCCAGAACGCTGGAGCATTGCTCATCTTTATCAGGCGATTTTGAATGAAGAAGAACATGTGCCACAGATACGTTTTGTTACGACACTAGCAGGATACATTCATTGGCTATTGACTGGAAATAAAGCACTTGGTGTTGGTGATGCATCCGGTATGTTTCCAATTGATGAAACTACAAGAAATTTTAACGCTTCCATGATACAGCAGTTTGATGAACTGGTTGCAAGCAAAGCTTATCCGTGGAAGACCAGTGATTTACTTCCTAAGGTGTATGTTGCAGGAGAGCAAGCAGGCGTTTTAAGCGAAGCGGGAGCTAAAATTCTGGATCCATCGCTGCATTTACAATCAGGTATTCCGCTTAGTCCTCCAGAGGGGGATGCTGGAACCGGGATGGTTGCAACGAATAGCGTAAGAAAACGCACCGGGAATGTATCTGTAGGAACCTCTGTTTTTGCCATGATTGTATTAGAAAAAGAACTTTCCAAGGTTTATCCGGAAATCGATATGGTTACTACTCCGAACGGAAGTCCAGTGGGCATGGTTCATGCGAATAACTGTTCAAGTGACCTCAACGCCTGGCTCGGGTTATTCCGTGAATTCTATGAAGCCATGGGACACAAAGTGGATGCCAATAAATTGTACAGCGTGCTATTAAATAAAGCTTTGGAAGCAGATCCTGATGCCGGTGGATTACTAAGCTATGGTTATCTCTCAGGAGAGAATATTACTGGGTTAGAACAAGGTCGTCCGCTATTTGTCCGCTCGCCGGAGAGCAAATTCAATCTGTCCAACTTTATGCGTACACATCTATTCAGCGCCTTTGGTGCTTTGAAAATTGGAATGGACATTTTGACGAAGGGAGAGAATGTAGCCATTGATAGTATTTTAGGCCACGGCGGCTTATTTAAGACTCCGGTAGTGGGTCAAAAAATGATGGCAGCTTCAATGAATGTTCCTGTTTCCGTAATGTCGACTGCCGGTGAAGGCGGTGCATGGGGAATGGCTATTCTTGCCGCTTACATGATGAATAAAAATCAGGAAGAAAGTTTAGAAGACTTCCTCGATCAAAAAGTGTTCAAAGATGTTAAGGGTGAAGAAATTCATCCAGAGGCAACCGACATTAAAGGATTTGAAACCTTTATCGAACGTTATAAAAAGGGTCTGGCGATTGAGCAGTCCGCTGTTGACAATTTAGTGTGA
- a CDS encoding L-ribulose-5-phosphate 4-epimerase: MLEQLKEEVFQANLELPKQGLIKYTWGNVSAIDRESGLFVIKPSGVDYETMKASDMVVVDLDGNVVEGDMRPSSDTPTHAVLYKHYSEIGGIVHTHSTWATIWAQAGLDVPVMGTTHADTFYGSIPCARFLTQEEVDRGYEAETGNVIIETFEQRGIDIMAVPGVLLKGHGPFTWGKNAKSAVINSVVLDEVSKMNLFARELNHFAEELPQRILDKHYLRKHGKDAYYGQK; this comes from the coding sequence ATGTTAGAACAACTTAAAGAAGAGGTTTTTCAAGCCAATCTGGAATTGCCGAAGCAAGGACTTATTAAATATACATGGGGAAATGTGAGTGCAATTGATCGTGAAAGTGGATTATTCGTAATCAAACCTAGTGGTGTAGATTATGAAACAATGAAAGCCAGCGATATGGTAGTTGTTGATCTGGATGGCAATGTGGTTGAAGGAGATATGAGACCTTCCTCCGATACACCTACTCACGCCGTGCTTTATAAGCATTACTCCGAGATCGGGGGAATCGTTCACACGCATTCCACTTGGGCAACCATTTGGGCTCAAGCAGGACTAGATGTTCCTGTCATGGGAACGACCCATGCTGATACCTTCTATGGTTCCATTCCTTGTGCGCGTTTCTTGACGCAAGAAGAAGTCGATCGTGGTTACGAAGCGGAAACGGGTAATGTAATCATCGAGACCTTTGAACAACGTGGGATTGATATTATGGCGGTTCCTGGTGTTTTACTTAAAGGACACGGACCCTTTACTTGGGGGAAAAATGCGAAATCGGCGGTAATAAACAGTGTAGTTTTGGATGAAGTATCCAAAATGAATTTGTTTGCAAGAGAGCTGAACCATTTTGCTGAGGAGTTGCCACAACGTATTTTAGATAAACATTACTTGCGAAAACATGGAAAAGACGCTTATTACGGACAAAAATAA